From Brachionichthys hirsutus isolate HB-005 chromosome 2, CSIRO-AGI_Bhir_v1, whole genome shotgun sequence, one genomic window encodes:
- the spsb1 gene encoding SPRY domain-containing SOCS box protein 1, which yields MGQKVPGGIKTIDMRDPAFSPLKLELQALSHTKPSRLDLLLDMPPASPDVQVQHSWNSDDRSLNIFVKDDNNLVFHRHPVAQSTDAIRGHVGYTRGLHVWEISWAMRQRGTHAVVGVATIDAPLHSVGYSALVGSNAESWGWDLCRSKLYHDGKNHPGKSYPTFLEPDDTFIIPDSLLVVLDMDEGTLGYIVDGHYLGVAFRGLKGRKLYPVVSAVWGHCEIRIRYMNGLDPEPLSLMDLCRRSVRVALGRDRLSEIHRLPLPASLKNYLLYQ from the exons ATGGGGCAAAAAGTCCCAGGAGGCATTAAAACCATTGATATGCGGGATCCAGCTTTCAGCCCCCTGAAGCTGGAGCTCCAGGCGCTGAGTCACACCAAGCCGTCCCGactggacctgctgctggacatGCCGCCTGCCAGCCCGGACGTCCAGGTCCAGCACTCGTGGAACAGCGACGACCGCTCCCTCAACATCTTCGTCAAGGATGACAACAATCTGGTTTTTCACAGGCACCCTGTGGCGCAGAGCACAGATGCCATCCGGGGCCACGTGGGCTACACGAGGGGACTGCACGTATGGGAAATTAGCTGGGCCATGCGTCAGAGGGGAACGCACGCCGTGGTCGGCGTAGCGACGATCGACGCCCCGCTGCACTCGGTGGGCTACTCGGCTCTGGTGGGAAGCAACGCTGAGTCCTGGGGGTGGGACCTGTGCCGGAGTAAACTCTACCACGATGGCAAGAACCACCCAGGAAAGAGCTACCCGACCTTCCTGGAGCCGGACGACACCTTCATAATACCAGACTCCCTCTTGGTCGTCTTGGACATGGATGAGGGGACTCTGGGCTACATTGTGGATGGACATTATCTCGGAGTGGCGTTCAGAGGACTGAAGGGCAGGAAGCTGTACCCGGTGGTGAGTGCCGTGTGGGGGCACTGTGAAATACGGATCCGGTACATGAATGGACTTGATC CTGAACCGCTGTCCCTGATGGACCTGTGTAGGCGATCGGTGAGGGTGGCATTAGGAAGAGACCGTCTGAGTGAAATCCATAGACTGCCCCTGCCGGCCTCTCTCAAGAATTACCTGCTCTACCAATGA